ATGTGGTATGTTTTTGTCCCGTATTCCTTCatcaaatatgtatttatttactccATCATTTTCTACACAAGATGGAGATCCAGTCACCGCCAGGAACCACCATTGGCTATGTGGTGCAGAACTGGCACCCGTTCTTACCCAAGCTATCCATCTTGGGCCCCTCAAAGGAACAGTTGATGAGACTGGAGGGGCCTTGCTGTGCCATAAGCTGCTGTGGAGATGTTGACTTTGTGGTACGTTTGAGTAAACTAATGGTAGACAAAGAGTATAGGCATTTTTACATTGGCACTGTGCTAGGTTATAGGTTTCATACATGCATGAAGTTTGACAACTTCCTTCACACGGAAATTGGGCGGAGTCACACCACGTCTGACCGCTCCTACCGAGCTCTATAGATGGCTTATGTAGCCTATCCAGTCATTACTAATTTTTTTCCACAGAGGGTTTTGGGAAGTGATTGAGAAGTCTAATTTGTGTTTCAGATTGAATTGCTCTAGTGATTTGCTGACCCATGTTACTCTGGCCATCTAGCTGTTTTGTTAAAGTGGTGATTATACATGGACATTATTTGTGTGGGGATTGCATTCTTGATAATAATTATAAGCTTTGCTTATGATTTGTCATGGTACTATTGTGTGCTATCATGTGTCAGACTGACTGTCCAGACAGAAGTAACATTGTTTAATGCATGCCCCCAATGTACATGGCCTACTATATGGTATTGGTACTCTGTACACCACATCCTCCCCAAAGATtacatatgtttttgtttttgtttttttgacctCAGCTAAAAGGTAAAGATGACCAACCCATTGGCAAGATTACCAAGCAGTGGAGTGGCGTAGTTAAAGAGATGCTGACTGACACAGACAACTTTGGGATCCAGTTCCCCATAGACCTCGACGTGAGGGTGAAGGCTGTGCTGCTTGGGGCCTGCTTTCTCATCGTAAGTGCACGAAACTTAAGCTTTTTGTCTTTACTTTCTGGATGGAAAAGACTTTTAAGAGCTGTTGTGAAGACCTCCAGTGGTAGTTGGCCAATTGTAGGCCCAAagtatttacataggcctatgtaatgaagACATTCTACATATCATTGCAGATTTGTTGAAAAACATGTAAATACATATAGATGAAGATGACGAACATGCGTGCGTCTCTACACCATTTTACGATATTTCCCTTATGTGATTATATGACTTACAACCAGTATCTAATCAATGACATATTATCTCTCTTTATTTTAAAGGACTTTATGTTTTTCGAAAAAACTGGAGACTCTGGACAGAGGTGCAGTGTGTTTGGGTGAAGCCACACAGACGTAACTCACACCTGACAATCAATGTGAACATAATGCACAATATATACTGGATATAAGACTTAAATCGTTAAaagaaaaacttttttgtttgtttcggaAAAAGGACCAACATGCCATTTTGTATCATAAACCATGTCGCTTGTGTCTTATTGATAACCGGCACTGTTAACTAATTCAGTACACATAGCATGATTTGTAAATGATTTACCTTTTTTCAATTATGGTTTGCTAACATATTTTTTAATGATTATAATGTTGATGAATAATAGTAATGTACTGTTATTTCCGGTGAAATACTATATCCGTGTTTGATTCAATCCATAAAGAacacgttttattgtgttttTATTGTGAACATGTTTATCAAATTTGTTTCTTTGAAACCAATGTTGTTCACTACATCTCTGTGAAGTGCTCATTTTGTTGCGTCTGTTCTTGAAAATTTCAGTAAGCTTGTGCAAAAGTTGTAAATATGTTAATTGTATG
This window of the Engraulis encrasicolus isolate BLACKSEA-1 chromosome 7, IST_EnEncr_1.0, whole genome shotgun sequence genome carries:
- the plscr3a gene encoding phospholipid scramblase 1; amino-acid sequence: MDFGPVGVPPGLEYLAQVDQILIHQQVELLEAIIGFETKNKYEIKNSMGQKIFSAKEDTNCCNRNCCGPARPFDMEIKDHNDQEVIHLIRPLRCASCCCPCCLQEMEIQSPPGTTIGYVVQNWHPFLPKLSILGPSKEQLMRLEGPCCAISCCGDVDFVLKGKDDQPIGKITKQWSGVVKEMLTDTDNFGIQFPIDLDVRVKAVLLGACFLIDFMFFEKTGDSGQRCSVFG